One genomic region from Melioribacteraceae bacterium encodes:
- a CDS encoding OsmC family protein yields MATKKAFVKQVQGITFSGKTDSNNWVVMDGPEEFGGSNAGIRPKELILLSLAGCSGSDVAVILKKKKIEYDGFEMNITADVQETHPQVYTKINLEYVFYGKGISKEAVERAIELSLKTYCSVTAMLQKSVEITHTYRIEEKKN; encoded by the coding sequence ATGGCTACAAAAAAAGCGTTTGTAAAACAGGTTCAGGGTATTACATTTTCGGGAAAGACAGACTCCAATAACTGGGTGGTTATGGACGGCCCGGAGGAATTCGGCGGAAGCAATGCAGGCATACGACCAAAAGAATTGATCCTGCTTTCGTTGGCCGGATGCTCCGGAAGCGATGTTGCTGTAATCCTTAAAAAGAAAAAAATTGAATATGATGGCTTTGAAATGAATATTACAGCCGATGTTCAGGAGACTCATCCCCAGGTATATACAAAAATAAATCTTGAGTATGTTTTTTACGGCAAGGGGATTTCTAAAGAAGCTGTTGAGCGCGCTATTGAATTATCCCTGAAAACATACTGCAGTGTTACTGCCATGCTTCAGAAATCGGTTGAGATTACACACACATATCGGATTGAAGAAAAAAAGAATTAA
- a CDS encoding redoxin domain-containing protein — MKKRALLVLFITLTFTISQLFAGNQFTVKPVKPVPGEKITVTYNPENTPLKDSKSITMIACPYGKFIDGKEEIIMKKNGANWEAQFAVSDTSYGVFIIFEGDENKDTNNKNGYVIHLFGKDGKELPGTYAGLGGAFGSWLSILDLDTDQEAAYKLFKKEFSVNPDQKKDFLSNYLATVNSVEKEKGKETILSELKSLAQKDNLSEGDLSLLISWFDRLKETEESAKYKSIVNEKYPNGNYSQMQKFLALRQIKDAEEKMKSFNDFLNAYPNSVYKMNIHSEILRNYIQTGKYSEAKTFLTEKFTGATASQYNSLAWSMFEKNADLNLALDIAGKGVAVGREQLVKPAQPKPAYYTAKEWEKYGRNSLGMVLDTYGMIQDKLGKKDEALKSLEEAAELSGFENPELNENYSRLLVESKNYQKAKTEIEKYISDGFSTPAMKDLLKTAFIQTGGSENGFAGYYQKFEDAAKEKIIAKLKKDLIDEPAPQFSLVDLNGKKVSLADFKGKVVIVDFWATWCGPCLASFPGMKLAVEKYESTGKAKFLFLNTWENVEDKVKNAGDFISKNNYPFHVLMDDKNEVVSAFKVSGIPTKFIIDGKGNIRFKSVGFGGNTDEMVEEIGIMISMIE, encoded by the coding sequence ATGAAAAAGAGAGCATTATTAGTTCTGTTTATAACACTTACTTTCACTATTTCGCAATTATTTGCCGGTAATCAGTTTACAGTAAAACCTGTAAAACCTGTTCCGGGTGAAAAAATAACCGTTACCTATAATCCGGAGAATACACCATTAAAAGATTCAAAATCGATCACAATGATAGCCTGCCCCTATGGTAAATTTATTGACGGCAAAGAAGAAATAATAATGAAAAAGAACGGCGCAAACTGGGAGGCTCAGTTCGCGGTGAGCGATACTTCGTACGGCGTCTTTATTATTTTCGAAGGAGATGAAAACAAAGATACAAATAATAAGAATGGTTACGTGATTCATTTATTTGGAAAGGACGGTAAGGAATTGCCGGGCACCTACGCCGGACTGGGCGGTGCATTCGGGTCCTGGCTCTCCATTCTCGATCTTGATACTGATCAGGAAGCAGCTTATAAACTCTTTAAAAAAGAATTTTCAGTAAATCCGGATCAGAAGAAAGATTTTTTAAGCAACTACCTCGCTACTGTTAACAGTGTTGAAAAAGAGAAGGGAAAAGAAACTATTCTTTCGGAGCTGAAGTCTCTTGCCCAAAAAGATAATCTATCAGAAGGAGACTTGAGTCTTTTGATCAGCTGGTTCGACAGATTGAAAGAAACAGAAGAGTCGGCCAAATATAAATCGATTGTAAACGAGAAATATCCTAATGGAAATTATTCGCAGATGCAGAAGTTTTTAGCTCTTAGACAGATTAAAGATGCAGAAGAGAAAATGAAATCCTTTAACGATTTTCTTAATGCATATCCAAACTCAGTTTACAAGATGAATATTCATTCGGAGATTTTGCGCAATTATATCCAGACCGGTAAATATTCCGAAGCTAAAACTTTTCTGACCGAGAAATTTACAGGCGCAACCGCCTCCCAATATAATTCATTAGCCTGGTCGATGTTTGAAAAAAATGCCGATCTTAATCTTGCTCTTGATATAGCTGGTAAAGGTGTTGCCGTTGGAAGAGAACAACTGGTGAAACCGGCTCAACCGAAACCGGCTTATTATACCGCAAAGGAATGGGAAAAATACGGCAGGAACTCTCTCGGAATGGTACTCGATACATACGGTATGATCCAGGATAAGCTCGGCAAAAAAGATGAAGCTCTCAAATCTCTCGAAGAAGCTGCAGAATTATCCGGTTTTGAAAATCCGGAATTAAATGAAAACTATTCCAGGTTATTGGTTGAATCTAAAAATTATCAAAAAGCAAAAACTGAAATCGAAAAATATATTTCAGACGGATTCAGCACTCCGGCGATGAAAGATCTTCTTAAAACCGCCTTCATTCAAACCGGAGGTTCCGAAAACGGCTTTGCCGGTTATTATCAGAAATTTGAAGATGCTGCAAAAGAAAAAATTATTGCAAAACTAAAAAAAGACCTTATAGATGAACCGGCGCCTCAATTCTCGCTTGTTGATCTTAACGGTAAAAAAGTCTCGCTCGCCGATTTTAAAGGAAAGGTTGTTATTGTTGACTTCTGGGCTACATGGTGCGGTCCGTGCCTGGCCTCATTCCCCGGTATGAAACTGGCCGTAGAAAAATACGAATCAACTGGAAAAGCCAAATTCCTTTTCCTCAATACATGGGAAAATGTTGAAGATAAGGTTAAGAATGCCGGCGATTTTATCTCTAAGAATAATTACCCTTTCCATGTCCTGATGGATGATAAAAATGAAGTTGTCTCCGCATTTAAAGTTTCCGGAATCCCCACCAAATTCATTATTGACGGGAAAGGAAATATCCGCTTTAAAAGTGTTGGATTTGGCGGAAATACAGATGAAATGGTTGAAGAAATCGGCATAATGATCTCAATGATTGAATAG
- a CDS encoding DUF2905 domain-containing protein has product MNEFHSAGKFLIITGIVLVIAGLIVSYWDRIPMLGKLPGDIKIEGRNFMFYFPLASSIIISIIISLVLYLFRK; this is encoded by the coding sequence ATGAATGAATTCCACTCGGCCGGAAAGTTTCTGATAATAACCGGAATTGTACTTGTGATAGCCGGATTGATTGTAAGTTACTGGGACCGGATTCCGATGCTCGGTAAGTTGCCCGGCGATATCAAAATCGAGGGCAGGAATTTCATGTTTTACTTTCCTCTCGCTTCATCAATAATCATTAGCATTATCATTTCGTTAGTACTTTACCTTTTTAGAAAATAG
- the serC gene encoding 3-phosphoserine/phosphohydroxythreonine transaminase, whose protein sequence is MEKRIYNLSAGPAILPEEVLLEAQKDLYSYKGSGMSVMEMSHRGKIFDGIIKEADADLRKLLNIGDNYAVLFLQGGATLQFSMVPLNLMPPKNKADYIVTGSWAKKSVKEAKRVGTVNIAATTESENFVRIPKQTELKLDADASYVHFTSNNTIYGTQWKTEPVAGNVPLVCDASSDFLHKMLDINKYGLIYAGAQKNIGPSGVTVVIIRKDLLERSSDSLHTYMNYKIHVENDSMYNTPTTFGIYIAGLVFKWLLNMGGLDAMYKLNLEKANVLYNAIDGSGGYYKGTTAVEDRSLMNVTYRLPNEELEKKFIDEAKKKGFEGLKGHRSVGGIRASIYNAFPKKGVEDLAAFMQEFKKNN, encoded by the coding sequence ATGGAAAAACGTATTTATAATCTAAGTGCCGGACCGGCTATTTTACCAGAAGAGGTATTGCTTGAAGCTCAGAAGGATCTCTATTCCTATAAGGGAAGCGGTATGAGTGTTATGGAAATGAGTCACCGTGGAAAAATATTTGATGGTATTATCAAAGAGGCTGATGCTGATCTGAGGAAGCTCCTTAATATCGGTGATAACTACGCAGTTCTTTTTCTGCAGGGTGGTGCAACGCTGCAATTTTCTATGGTACCGCTTAATCTGATGCCCCCAAAAAACAAAGCTGATTATATAGTAACAGGCTCCTGGGCAAAAAAATCTGTTAAAGAAGCTAAGAGAGTAGGAACGGTTAATATTGCCGCAACAACTGAAAGCGAAAACTTTGTCCGGATCCCGAAGCAAACCGAATTAAAACTCGATGCTGATGCTTCTTATGTTCACTTTACTTCTAATAATACGATATATGGAACGCAATGGAAAACCGAACCGGTTGCAGGTAATGTACCGCTGGTGTGCGATGCTTCGTCGGATTTCCTCCATAAAATGCTTGATATTAATAAGTACGGATTGATCTATGCCGGTGCGCAGAAAAATATCGGCCCTTCCGGAGTTACAGTTGTCATTATCCGTAAAGATCTTCTTGAAAGATCATCAGACTCACTCCACACATATATGAACTATAAAATTCATGTTGAAAACGATTCGATGTATAATACGCCAACTACATTCGGAATTTACATTGCTGGACTCGTATTCAAGTGGCTGTTAAATATGGGCGGACTTGATGCTATGTATAAGCTCAATCTTGAAAAAGCGAATGTACTTTATAATGCAATTGACGGAAGCGGCGGATACTATAAAGGTACAACCGCAGTTGAAGACCGGTCGCTTATGAATGTTACTTACAGACTTCCGAATGAAGAACTTGAAAAGAAATTTATTGATGAAGCCAAGAAGAAAGGATTTGAAGGATTGAAAGGACATAGAAGTGTCGGCGGTATCCGGGCATCGATCTATAACGCATTCCCGAAAAAGGGCGTTGAAGATCTCGCTGCCTTTATGCAGGAATTTAAAAAAAATAATTAA
- a CDS encoding DUF2203 domain-containing protein gives MQTETKYFTPEEANRTLPLVKKIVIDILNDASLIRSISSSLASNIENDPEIVRLTGNIKGYLAELEEIGCYFKDWNFQLGLVDFPAIINGEEVLLCWRSDEDKIEYFHSVNEGYTGRKLIGEHLK, from the coding sequence ATGCAAACCGAGACAAAATATTTTACTCCGGAAGAAGCTAACAGGACGCTTCCGTTGGTCAAAAAGATTGTTATTGATATTCTAAATGACGCTTCATTAATAAGAAGCATCTCCTCGTCGCTGGCATCGAATATTGAAAACGATCCCGAAATAGTAAGGTTAACCGGGAATATTAAAGGTTACCTTGCCGAACTTGAGGAGATCGGCTGTTACTTTAAGGACTGGAATTTCCAGCTCGGCCTGGTGGACTTTCCCGCTATCATAAACGGTGAAGAAGTATTGCTCTGCTGGCGGAGCGATGAGGATAAAATAGAGTATTTTCACAGTGTGAATGAGGGATACACCGGACGAAAACTGATCGGTGAGCATCTAAAATAA
- a CDS encoding aromatic amino acid ammonia-lyase, which translates to MSIVLNGSNLTVEKLTAIARYNEKVELAPDALERIKTCRSMLEEKVKAREIMYGVNTGIGEFSEVVLNDDQVKEFQKYLIYNHAAGIGDPAPVEYVRGAMAGRINVHAHGMSGIRPEITLTLVEMLNKSVTPVVCQKGSVGACGDLAPMSQIALLMMGEGEAYYKGERLQGKTAFEKAGIKIPGLQARDGLGTINGSNLLTAMSAIHLYDINRWLKQAEIACAMTLEALFANLKPYDTRLHQVRGFTGAVRSAKSILKSIMGSDLQTGKLKTKVQDAYSMRSSPQVIGAAHDAVKWAKEQVEIELNGVGDNPIFMPEYKITLTGANFQGTPVSLPMDMIGAAVTMVSVLSERRLNRLLNPALSIGLPEFLTKGAGMFSGLMLSQYTADTLIAEQRILSMPASIQSIPAAADQEDFVSMGMNTAIKNAQILDNAYGVLGIEFIAAAQALDFRNFTNGKGVTKAREVVRRHVAHLDVDRPLYPDHTKMKEVVKSCEILDEVEKEIGSLE; encoded by the coding sequence ATGTCTATTGTCCTCAACGGTTCAAACCTGACGGTGGAAAAACTTACGGCAATTGCCCGCTACAATGAAAAAGTTGAATTAGCTCCCGACGCACTTGAGAGAATCAAAACATGCAGGTCTATGCTCGAAGAAAAAGTTAAAGCTCGTGAAATAATGTATGGTGTAAATACCGGAATCGGTGAATTTTCGGAAGTAGTATTGAACGACGATCAGGTAAAAGAATTTCAGAAATATCTGATCTATAATCATGCAGCGGGGATCGGCGATCCGGCTCCGGTTGAATACGTCCGCGGCGCAATGGCCGGGCGTATTAATGTCCATGCCCACGGGATGAGCGGAATCCGTCCGGAAATCACACTTACTCTGGTTGAAATGCTAAACAAAAGTGTTACTCCGGTTGTCTGTCAGAAAGGTTCAGTTGGTGCCTGCGGCGACCTTGCACCGATGAGCCAGATTGCTCTTCTTATGATGGGTGAAGGCGAAGCATACTATAAAGGAGAACGCCTGCAGGGTAAAACAGCTTTTGAGAAAGCCGGAATAAAAATTCCAGGGCTTCAGGCACGCGACGGCCTTGGGACAATCAACGGCTCAAATTTGCTCACGGCAATGAGCGCAATTCACCTTTACGATATTAACCGCTGGTTAAAGCAGGCGGAGATTGCATGCGCAATGACACTCGAAGCGCTGTTTGCAAACTTAAAACCTTATGACACAAGACTTCATCAGGTTAGAGGATTTACTGGCGCTGTCCGTAGCGCGAAATCAATATTGAAATCTATTATGGGAAGCGATCTTCAAACCGGAAAACTTAAAACCAAAGTTCAGGATGCCTACTCAATGCGTTCAAGCCCTCAGGTTATCGGGGCCGCCCACGATGCAGTAAAATGGGCAAAAGAACAGGTTGAAATTGAATTGAACGGAGTTGGCGACAATCCCATTTTCATGCCGGAGTACAAGATCACTCTTACAGGTGCTAATTTTCAGGGGACACCAGTTTCACTGCCGATGGATATGATTGGCGCCGCTGTTACTATGGTGAGTGTATTATCGGAGAGAAGATTAAACAGGCTTCTTAATCCTGCTCTCAGTATCGGCCTTCCCGAATTTTTAACCAAGGGAGCGGGAATGTTTTCAGGATTAATGCTCAGTCAGTATACTGCAGATACTTTAATTGCAGAACAAAGAATTCTTTCGATGCCGGCATCAATTCAGTCCATACCAGCCGCAGCAGATCAGGAGGACTTTGTTTCGATGGGTATGAACACTGCAATTAAAAATGCGCAGATATTAGATAACGCCTATGGAGTTTTAGGAATTGAATTTATTGCTGCTGCACAAGCGCTCGATTTTAGAAATTTCACAAACGGTAAAGGCGTAACAAAAGCGAGAGAAGTCGTTAGAAGACACGTCGCGCATCTTGATGTTGACAGGCCATTGTATCCGGATCATACAAAAATGAAAGAGGTTGTTAAGAGCTGTGAAATTTTAGATGAGGTGGAAAAAGAGATCGGTTCGCTTGAATAA
- a CDS encoding DUF1015 family protein: MAVIHPFKAVRPHEKVAHLVASVPYDVVNKEEAAAQAKGNPLSLLRVTRSEIEMSPDVNVYSNEVYLKAKENFERLRVEAPLIQDDVPNLYIYKLTMVTHSQVGIAATFSVDDYNNDVIKKHEKTRKVKEDDRTNHIITTGAQTGPVFLTYKGIEAVNKIVSDSMSKTSPIYDFTAADGIKHQIWVLNQDSLKTIVKEIAAVKNLYIADGHHRAASASRTQKAKKDQNPDHNGTEEYNFFLAVLFPAEQLRIMPYNRVVHDLKGMDTARFLDNVKSNFSVEPVESPDPPSTKSIVMYIDKKWYLLKPNQNVKHAQSVGDNLDVSILQNYLLHPVLGIEDPRTDNRIDFIGGIRGTEELVKLVDTGKAAVAFSMYPVSVDDLIRISDAGETMPPKSTWFEPKLRDGLLIHTI, from the coding sequence ATGGCAGTAATTCACCCCTTTAAAGCAGTTAGACCTCATGAAAAAGTTGCTCATCTTGTAGCAAGCGTTCCTTATGATGTGGTTAACAAAGAAGAAGCGGCAGCTCAGGCAAAAGGAAATCCTTTAAGTCTTCTGCGCGTTACCCGCTCTGAAATTGAAATGAGCCCTGATGTTAATGTCTATTCTAATGAAGTTTATTTGAAAGCAAAAGAAAATTTTGAACGTTTAAGAGTTGAAGCTCCCTTAATTCAGGACGACGTACCGAACCTTTATATCTATAAACTTACTATGGTAACTCATTCCCAGGTCGGAATTGCGGCAACATTTTCTGTTGATGATTATAATAATGATGTTATTAAAAAACACGAGAAGACACGTAAAGTAAAAGAGGATGATAGGACTAATCACATCATTACAACAGGTGCACAGACCGGCCCGGTTTTTTTAACCTATAAAGGAATTGAGGCTGTTAATAAAATTGTTTCTGATTCAATGAGTAAAACCTCCCCGATCTATGATTTTACCGCTGCCGACGGAATCAAACATCAGATTTGGGTTTTAAATCAGGATTCGTTAAAAACTATTGTAAAAGAGATTGCTGCTGTAAAAAATCTTTACATTGCGGACGGTCATCACCGTGCTGCAAGCGCGAGCAGAACTCAAAAAGCAAAAAAGGACCAGAATCCTGATCACAATGGAACCGAGGAATATAATTTTTTTCTCGCTGTTCTTTTCCCGGCAGAACAGCTCAGAATTATGCCTTATAACAGAGTAGTTCACGATCTTAAAGGTATGGATACTGCTCGGTTTCTTGACAATGTAAAGTCCAATTTTTCAGTTGAGCCCGTGGAATCTCCTGATCCGCCTTCTACAAAGTCGATTGTAATGTATATTGATAAAAAATGGTATCTGTTGAAGCCGAATCAGAATGTAAAACACGCTCAGTCGGTGGGCGATAATCTCGATGTAAGCATTTTACAGAATTATCTTCTTCATCCGGTATTAGGAATTGAAGATCCCCGTACCGATAACCGGATCGATTTCATTGGCGGTATCAGAGGTACCGAAGAATTGGTGAAACTCGTTGATACAGGAAAAGCGGCAGTTGCTTTTTCTATGTATCCGGTATCGGTAGACGACCTGATCAGAATATCGGATGCCGGCGAAACAATGCCTCCTAAATCAACCTGGTTTGAACCGAAATTAAGAGATGGTTTGTTAATACATACAATTTAA
- a CDS encoding NCS2 family permease has protein sequence MINKYFELDRLGTSVKQEIIGGATTFITMAYIIIVNPKILEAAGMPFGASMVATIISAFFGTLLMGIYAKRPFAIAPYMGENAFIAYTVVNVLGYSWQTALGAIFMGGLLFTLLTLLKVRSWLANSIPESLKIAFAAGIGLFLTFIGLNETGIVKIGVPGAPVHVGNFKDPTVLLGIVSFLLIGILMIKKVNGAILIGIIVTAVIGFIFKISPLPDQIVSMPPDLSPVLLKLDIAGVFTWGFISVVLVVFVMDFVDTMGTLLGLGYKAKMLDENGNLPEIEKPMLSDALATVAGALLGTTTTGSYIESATGIEAGGKSGLTAVVTALLFLTALFFAPLFAAIPAYAYGSALIIVGLLMIGPVSNLKFDDLAETIPVFVTMTLMSFTYNLGIGMTAGFVIYPLTMLVAGRIKSVSSGMWVFFFFSILFYFFYPY, from the coding sequence ATGATTAATAAGTATTTTGAACTGGACAGGTTGGGCACTTCCGTTAAACAGGAAATAATAGGAGGAGCAACCACATTCATAACTATGGCTTATATAATAATTGTTAATCCTAAAATTCTTGAAGCAGCGGGAATGCCTTTTGGTGCTTCTATGGTTGCAACAATTATCAGCGCTTTCTTCGGCACACTTTTAATGGGAATCTACGCCAAACGCCCCTTTGCTATCGCTCCTTATATGGGCGAGAATGCATTTATTGCTTATACTGTTGTTAATGTGCTCGGATACAGCTGGCAAACGGCTCTCGGCGCTATTTTTATGGGCGGACTCCTTTTTACGCTTCTTACTCTGCTTAAAGTTAGAAGCTGGCTTGCAAACTCGATTCCGGAAAGTCTGAAAATCGCATTTGCCGCGGGCATCGGTTTGTTTTTAACATTTATTGGATTGAATGAAACCGGTATAGTTAAAATCGGCGTCCCCGGCGCTCCGGTACACGTGGGCAACTTTAAAGATCCGACTGTACTCCTGGGAATTGTTTCTTTTCTTCTGATCGGTATACTGATGATCAAAAAGGTAAACGGCGCAATACTTATCGGAATTATCGTAACCGCAGTTATCGGATTTATTTTTAAGATTTCTCCTTTGCCGGATCAAATTGTAAGTATGCCGCCGGATTTAAGTCCGGTACTTTTAAAACTCGATATAGCAGGTGTTTTTACATGGGGATTTATTTCAGTAGTACTTGTAGTTTTTGTAATGGATTTTGTAGATACTATGGGTACTTTACTTGGTCTCGGCTACAAAGCAAAGATGCTTGATGAAAACGGGAATCTTCCGGAAATTGAAAAACCGATGCTGAGCGACGCACTCGCTACTGTGGCAGGAGCGCTTCTCGGTACAACTACGACCGGCTCTTATATCGAATCTGCCACCGGGATCGAAGCGGGTGGAAAATCCGGATTAACTGCCGTAGTTACCGCTCTTCTCTTTTTAACAGCTCTCTTTTTCGCTCCTCTATTTGCTGCAATCCCCGCTTATGCCTACGGCTCCGCTCTTATAATAGTGGGACTGCTTATGATTGGCCCGGTATCAAATCTGAAGTTCGATGATCTTGCAGAAACGATTCCTGTATTTGTGACGATGACTCTGATGAGTTTTACATATAATCTGGGGATCGGGATGACTGCAGGATTTGTAATTTATCCTTTAACCATGCTTGTCGCAGGAAGAATAAAATCTGTTTCATCCGGAATGTGGGTCTTCTTTTTCTTCTCAATACTTTTTTACTTTTTTTATCCATACTAA
- a CDS encoding nucleoside deaminase, with the protein MKDKFLAAAIEEARKGLNEGGIPIGSVLVIDGEIVGRGHNRRVQKGSAILHAEMDCLESAGRLTAKDYQRAVLYSTLSPCDMCSGAALLYKIPRIVIGENKTFKGPEDYVRSCGVELEIVNDHECIKLMEDFIRTNPALWNEDIGI; encoded by the coding sequence ATGAAGGACAAATTTTTAGCAGCGGCAATCGAAGAAGCGCGAAAAGGACTGAACGAGGGGGGAATTCCGATCGGTTCCGTTCTCGTTATTGACGGAGAAATAGTCGGACGCGGACATAACAGGCGCGTTCAAAAAGGGAGCGCAATTCTTCATGCGGAAATGGATTGCCTCGAGAGTGCCGGCCGGTTAACAGCAAAGGATTATCAGAGGGCGGTGCTCTATTCAACTCTTTCGCCCTGCGATATGTGCAGCGGCGCGGCTCTGCTTTATAAAATCCCCAGAATAGTTATTGGTGAAAACAAAACATTCAAAGGTCCTGAAGATTATGTAAGGTCCTGCGGTGTAGAACTCGAAATAGTAAACGATCATGAATGCATTAAGCTGATGGAGGATTTTATCCGGACAAATCCCGCATTGTGGAATGAGGATATAGGCATTTGA